Proteins encoded within one genomic window of Anopheles gambiae chromosome 3, idAnoGambNW_F1_1, whole genome shotgun sequence:
- the LOC1280597 gene encoding actin-related protein 10, whose translation MPLYETMLQEKPAIVLEIGTALTKLGFAGEPYPRSIIPSEVLDHQAKNAGLTAPNRRLFDYTNEVELYDWLVEFLKTIFFKYVLVSPKDRKVVIVESVLCPTIIKEKLARALFVHFDVSSVFFVPTHLVVLATLAVETALVVDIGYKEAIVVPVFCGVQALYAWEAQPLAAESVHNEIRRQLIESGVDEGLLTESTVEDIKIRTCFVTTAERAAKYRADGGASLQPCPDVDYPAKGEAIIKVTGRLRETAYEVMFPEDNDRLGLPYIVLNAILKCPRDMRVPLASNLVLIGGSTMVQGLTARLKSELLALLQTDLYRERLFVQAFKFHKAPAEPNFIAWLGGSIYGATDLVLTKSITREAYSKNQTIPDFTNYEETRGVPMRG comes from the exons ATGCCACTGTACGAAACCATGCTGCAAGAAAAACCGGCCATAGTGCTGGAAATCGGTACCGCCTTGACCAA ATTGGGCTTCGCCGGAGAACCATACCCGCGCAGCATCATCCCATCGGAGGTGCTGGACCATCAGGCAAAGAATGCCGGCCTGACGGCACCGAACCGGCGGCTCTTCGACTACACCAACGAGGTCGAGCTGTACGACTGGTTGGTCGAGTTTCTCAAGACGATCTTCTTCAAGTACGTGCTCGTTAGCCCCAAAGACCGCAAGGTGGTGATAGTGGAATCCGTGCTCTGCCCGACCATCATCAAGGAAAAGCTGGCCCGCGCCCTGTTCGTCCACTTTGACGTGTCGTCCGTGTTCTTCGTGCCGACGCATCTGGTCGTGCTGGCAACGCTCGCCGTCGAGACAGCGCTCGTCGTGGACATCGGCTACAAAGAAGCGATCGTGGTGCCGGTGTTCTGTGGCGTACAGGCGCTGTACGCTTGGGAAGCACAACCACTTGCCGCCGAGAGCGTGCACAACGAAATCCGGCGTCAGTTGATCGAGAGCGGGGTGGACGAAGGTCTACTCACCGAAAGCACGGTGGAGGACATCAAGATACGCACGTGCTTCGTCACGACGGCCGAACGGGCGGCCAAGTATCGTGCGGACGGTGGTGCATCGCTGCAGCCCTGCCCCGACGTTGACTATCCGGCAAAGGGTGAAGCGATCATTAAAGTTACCGGACGGTTGCGCGAAACCGCCTACGAGGTCATGTTCCCGGAGGATAACGATCGGCTCGGGCTGCCGTACATCGTGCTGAACGCGATTCTCAAGTGCCCCCGGGACATGCGGGTACCGCTGGCCAGCAATTTGGTCCTGATCGGTGGCAGCACAATGGTGCAGGGGCTGACCGCCCGGCTCAAGTCGGAACTGTTGGCCCTGCTGCAGACCGACCTGTACAGGGAGCGGCTGTTTGTGCAGGCGTTCAAGTTTCATAAGGCACCGGCGGAACCGAACTTTATCGCCTGGCTCGGTGGATCGATCTACGGTGCGACCGATCTGGTGCTGACGAAATCGATCACCCGGGAAGCGTACAGCAAGAATCAAACCATTCCCGACTTTACCAACTACGAGGAGACGCGCGGCGTGCCGATGCGGGGCTGA
- the LOC3291510 gene encoding interaptin, translated as MLKMSFSKAKLKRFNDVPAVSSPSAFAEPKEKELPKKSKKEDKIKIGGSMDAESIKTTKSALSLFRTPSLPRRLKFKHISDLTPKKSSAKEEKLSRLAECGSSEKAPEVPAASKVPPIVQLYNKIDVNKEALAKAREENEQLQAKMQELRAEHQRAELDRMSLIAEKDNQIMLLERELTSITKADELLQHIAEGCLEKVKEYEGEIRELHRSYERQLCDMHDSKTELEIRYEELLVVHRMLQNDYEVIEGENHFLNEELVALREILEAHDVELQRKTDEIKLMEDGLNELVIEGRDLKEQVRYLKAQAEEDMVRYVEEGRNTIREIDQLRQENARLLTKVAEQVAIVAGMQEELNERQFEMDDLRSDIRNEFNQELTALCKKHEAQVATMTELNEMKIKECESIFVLEKSKLVKEHSDRVKRLEQEHQRELERIGEQAEEKIRIADIQNEERVKALELSIQSSISAALAAEKLHWQKELDKCQKIAETEIMQCEFEKRDLRTLWEASNEVIKENENRLAELERRLKVELEPGAKSRDELETEARDLALECSRLKTEKYNYQLTLNNTRSTVNILMERLKKSDGDVELLKAELEQVLRSKAETETANGKLREELVEYQRVLGALRTSSTALEKEMRDKSEVFEKLMSSEEEAILTVSQIGKLFSERMEESMGRYLEMYEELKKKYDAREAYIQDLKALLDEFANGIELARIELDTKDKKIFELENENKNIKLENMTFRFKCEQFEKYNQAESRLGAGGPVEQEEQEAVDDDERLVPNFLIENIINQLEQQEQQQQQHQGGMSEKQPLGTIHEMIESAGGDQNGSEIIEKLKETEEKLRIVEEFAKETSDKYTELLENQNNRQKMKNLECNKDQQQLKAKIAKLQELNKKQENTIQNLQQQLSTFDSPQKLNGSIKYLSATASPKTPKKQLIVSPFPGKENRSPAQIGVFSPRSNVLRARNN; from the exons ATGTTGAAGATGTCGTTCTCGAAGGCGAAGCTGAAGAGATTCAACGATGTGCCAG CCGTTTCGTCTCCTTCAGCGTTCGCTGAACCGAAAGAGAAGGAGCTCCCGAAGAAGTCAAAGAAGGAGGACAAAATCAAGATCGGTGGCAGTATGGACGCGGAATCGATCAAGACGACCAAAAGCGCCCTCAGCCTGTTCCGGACGCCCTCGCTGCCCCGTCGCCTAAAGTTCAAGCACATCTCCGACCTGACGCCGAAGAAGTCCTCCGCCAAGGAGGAGAAGCTGAGCCGTCTCGCGGAGTGTGGCAGCTCGGAAAAGGCACCGGAAGTGCCTGCCGCCAGCAAAGTCCCACCGATCGTGCAGCTCTACAACAAGATCGACGTTAACAAGGAGGCGCTCGCCAAAGCGCGCGAAGAAAATGAGCAGCTGCAGGCGAAGATGCAAGAGCTGCGGGCGGAGCATCAGCGGGCCGAGCTCGATCGGATGAGTTTGATTGCGGAAAAGGACAACCAGATCATGCTGCTGGAGCGTGAGCTTACGAGCATTACGAAGGCGGACGAACTGCTGCAGCACATTGCGGAGGGCTGTCTGGAGAAGGTGAAGGAGTACGAGGGAGAGATCCGCGAGCTGCATCGCAGCTACGAGCGGCAGCTGTGCGACATGCACGACTCCAAGACGGAGCTGGAAATCCGGTACGAggagctgctggtggtgcacCGGATGCTGCAGAACGATTACGAGGTGATCGAGGGCGAGAACCACTTCCTGAACGAGGAGCTGGTGGCACTGCGCGAGATCCTCGAGGCGCACGATGTGGAGCTGCAGCGCAAGACGGACGAAATTAAGCTGATGGAGGACGGGCTGAATGAGCTGGTGATCGAGGGACGGGATCTGAAGGAGCAGGTGCGCTATCTGAAGGCACAGGCGGAGGAGGATATGGTGCGGTACGTGGAGGAGGGCCGCAACACGATCCGCGAGATCGATCAGCTGCGGCAGGAGAACGCCCGGCTGCTGACGAAGGTGGCGGAGCAGGTCGCGATCGTGGCCGGTATGCAGGAGGAGCTGAACGAGCGCCAGTTCGAGATGGACGATCTGCGCAGCGACATCCGGAACGAGTTCAACCAGGAGCTGACGGCGCTGTGCAAGAAGCACGAGGCGCAGGTCGCCACCATGACCGAGCTGAACGAGATGAAGATCAAGGAGTGCGAGTCGATCTTTGTGCTGGAAAAGTCGAAGCTGGTCAAGGAGCACTCCGACCGGGTGAAGCGGCTGGAGCAGGAGCATCAGCGCGAGCTGGAGCGGATCGGCGAGCAGGCGGAGGAGAAGATCCGCATCGCGGACATCCAGAACGAGGAGCGCGTGAAGGCGCTGGAGCTGTCGATCCAGAGCTCGATCTCGGCGGCGCTGGCCGCCGAAAAGCTGCACTGGCAGAAGGAGCTGGACAAGTGTCAGAAGATTGCGGAAACGGAGATCATGCAGTGTGAGTTCGAGAAGCGCGACCTGCGCACCCTCTGGGAGGCCTCGAACGAGGTGATCAAGGAGAACGAGAACCGGCTGGCGGAGCTGGAGCGCCGGCTGAAGGTGGAGCTCGAGCCGGGGGCGAAGTCGCGCGACGAGCTCGAGACGGAGGCGCGCGATCTGGCGCTGGAGTGCTCGCGGCTCAAGACGGAGAAGTACAACTACCAGCTGACGCTGAACAACACCCGCTCGACGGTGAACATCTTGATGGAGCGGTTGAAAAAGTCGGACGGCGATGTGGAGCTGCTGAAGGCGGAGCTGGAGCAGGTGCTGCGCAGCAAGGCGGAGACGGAGACGGCCAATGGCAAGCTGCGGGAGGAGCTGGTCGAGTATCAGCGTGTGCTGGGAGCGCTCCGGACGTCTTCCACCGCGCTGGAGAAGGAGATGCGCGACAAGAGCGAGGTGTTCGAGAAGCTGATGAGCTCGGAGGAGGAAGCGATACTGACGGTGTCGCAGATCGGCAAGCTGTTCAGCGAGCGGATGGAGGAAAGCATGGGCCGCTATCTGGAGATGTACGAGGAGCTGAAGAAGAAGTACGATGCGCGGGAAGCGTACATCCAGGATCTGAAGGCGCTGCTGGACGAGTTTGCGAACGGCATCGAGCTGGCCCGCATCGAGCTGGACACGAAGGACAAGAAGATCTTCGAGCTGGAGAACGAGAACAAAAACATCAAGCTGGAAAACATGACGTTCCGGTTTAAGTGCGAACAGTTCGAGAAGTACAACCAGGCGGAGAGTCGCCTCGGTGCTGGAGGCCCGGTGGagcaggaggagcaggaggcaGTTGACGATGATGAACGGTTGGTGCCGAACTTTTTGATCGAAAACATCATCAACCAGCTGgagcagcaggaacagcagcagcaacagcaccagggTGGAATGTCGGAGAAGCAACCGCTTGGTACGATCCACGAGATGATCGAGAGTGCAGGCGGTGATCAGAATGGATCAGAAATCATCGAAAAG CTAAAGGAAACGGAAGAGAAGCTACGCATTGTGGAAGAGTTTGCCAAAGAGACCTCGGACAAGTACACGGAGCTGCTGGAAAATCAGAACAATCGCCAGAAGATGAAGAACCTGGAATGCAATAAGGATCAACAGCAGCTCAAAGCG AAAATTGCCAAACTGCAAGAGCTGAACAAGAAGCAGGAAAACACCATCCAGAACCTTCAACAGCAGCTGTCCACCTTCGATTCGCCCCAGAAGCTGAACGGTTCGATCAAGTACCTGTCGGCAACGGCCAGCCCGAAGACGCCGAAGAAGCAGCTGATCGTGTCACCGTTCCCCGGCAAGGAGAACCGCTCGCCGGCCCAGATCGGTGTGTTCAGCCCACGGTCGAACGTGCTGCGGGCACGCAACAACTAA
- the LOC1280591 gene encoding peptide chain release factor 1-like, mitochondrial: MLLNRLSRIVQVGSKLTTSLQCNRLRTSPPIRRSLCQAAHLNGALFQISDDKIQKYLERLRLEYYALKVQEQRTRKDIQRMLLLSNVVEMYEQRKIIVDNLSSLKELKDDKDDEMVQLLKEEREAYGSILFRLDSEILNGILSMDDEEDYGSLIMEVTAGVGGQEAMLFARELFDMYCGYVEYKGWEVEMLQTENTDIGGTRHATTVISGPDAYRYLKHEGGVHRVQRIPATEKSGRIHTSTVTVSIIPRPDDFQVELKEKDLKIETKRASGAGGQHVNTTDSAVRIVHLPTGIAVECQTERSQQKNREIAKQKLTAKLMQIELEARFSSTQALKKSQVGQSLRNEKIRTYNFNQDRITDHRIEGGTAHNLKGFLEGGEQLDDMIEKLRRSQRRKQLMDIINRECEQ, from the coding sequence ATGCTACTGAACCGGTTATCCCGCATCGTTCAGGTGGGGAGTAAGCTTACCACCTCGCTGCAATGCAACCGGCTTCGAACGAGCCCACCGATCAGGAGGAGCCTCTGCCAGGCGGCCCATCTCAACGGTGCACTGTTTCAAATATCGGACGACAAAATACAGAAGTACCTAGAACGGCTGCGCCTGGAGTACTACGCGCTGAAGGTGCAGGAGCAGCGCACCCGAAAGGACATCCAGCgcatgctgctgctctcgAACGTGGTGGAGATGTACGAGCAGCGCAAGATAATCGTGGACAATCTCAGCTCGCTCAAGGAGCTGAAGGACGACAAGGACGACGAGATGGTGCAGCTGCTGAAGGAGGAGCGGGAAGCGTACGGTAGCATCCTGTTCCGGCTGGACAGCGAAATACTGAACGGCATTCTGTCGATGGACGACGAGGAAGACTACGGTTCGCTCATCATGGAGGTGACGGCCGGTGTCGGTGGCCAGGAAGCGATGCTGTTCGCGCGCGAACTGTTCGACATGTACTGTGGGTACGTGGAGTACAAAGGGTGGGAGGTGGAGATGCTCCAGACGGAGAATACGGACATTGGCGGGACGAGACACGCGACCACGGTCATCAGCGGACCGGATGCGTACCGCTACCTGAAGCACGAGGGAGGCGTCCATCGGGTGCAGCGCATCCCGGCGACGGAGAAATCTGGCCGCATACACACCAGCACCGTCACGGTGTCCATCATTCCCCGGCCGGACGATTTTCAGGTCGAGCTGAAGGAGAAGGATCTAAAGATCGAAACGAAACGCGCAAGCGGAGCTGGGGGACAGCACGTGAACACAACGGACAGTGCGGTCCGGATCGTACATCTGCCCACCGGCATTGCCGTCGAGTGCCAAACGGAACGATCGCAGCAGAAGAATCGCGAAATAGCGAAACAGAAACTGACCGCCAAGTTGATGCAGATCGAGCTCGAGGCACGGTTTAGCAGTACGCAAGCGCTCAAGAAATCGCAGGTCGGCCAGAGTCTGCGCAACGAAAAGATTCGCACGTACAACTTCAATCAGGATCGTATTACGGACCACCGGATAGAGGGAGGCACTGCGCACAACCTGAAGGGCTTTCTGGAGGGTGGCGAACAGTTGGACGACATGATCGAGAAGCTGCGACGCTCCCAGCGCCGAAAGCAGCTGATGGACATCATCAACCGGGAGTGTGAGCAGTGA
- the LOC1280592 gene encoding ATP synthase subunit beta, mitochondrial, with amino-acid sequence MFSSMKTLMSAATRPILARSYAAKAAVNAAAGAQGKVVAVIGAVVDVQFDEQLPPILNALEVQGRSARLVLEVAQHLGENTVRTIAMDGTEGLVRGQRVLDTGSPIRIPVGAETLGRIINVIGEPIDERGPIDTNLSAPIHAEAPEFIEMSVEQEILVTGIKVVDLLAPYAKGGKIGLFGGAGVGKTVLIMELINNVAKAHGGYSVFAGVGERTREGNDLYNEMIEGGVISLKDKSSKVALVYGQMNEPPGARARVALTGLTVAEYFRDQEGQDVLLFIDNIFRFTQAGSEVSALLGRIPSAVGYQPTLATDMGSMQERITTTKKGSITSVQAIYVPADDLTDPAPATTFAHLDATTVLSRAIAELGIYPAVDPLDSTSRIMDPNIIGAEHYNIARGVQKILQDYKSLQDIIAILGMDELSEEDKLTVARARKIQRFLSQPFQVAEVFTGHAGKLVPLEETIKGFTKILNGELDHLPEVAFYMVGPIEEVVEKAERLAKEAA; translated from the coding sequence ATGTTTTCCTCGATGAAAACGCTCATGTCCGCGGCGACCAGGCCGATCTTGGCCCGGTCGTACGCGGCAAAGGCGGCGGTGAATGCCGCGGCCGGAGCGCAGGGTAAGGTAGTGGCCGTCATCGGTGCCGTCGTGGACGTGCAGTTCGACGAGCAGCTGCCCCCGATTCTGAACGCGCTGGAGGTGCAGGGCCGCAGCGCCCGGCTGGTGCTGGAGGTTGCGCAACATCTGGGTGAGAACACGGTGCGCACCATCGCCATGGACGGTACGGAGGGTCTGGTGCGTGGGCAGCGCGTGCTGGACACCGGTTCGCCCATCCGTATCCCGGTCGGGGCGGAGACGCTCGGTCGCATCATTAACGTGATCGGCGAGCCGATCGATGAGCGTGGCCCGATCGACACGAACCTGTCGGCGCCGATCCACGCCGAGGCGCCCGAGTTCATCGAGATGAGCGTCGAGCAGGAGATCCTGGTGACGGGCATCAAGGTGGTGGACCTGCTGGCCCCGTACGCGAAGGGCGGCAAGATCGGCCTGTTCGGTGGTGCCGGCGTTGGCAAGACCGTACTCATCATGGAGCTGATCAACAACGTCGCCAAGGCGCACGGTGGCTACTCCGTGTTTGCCGGCGTCGGCGAGCGCACCCGCGAGGGTAACGATCTGTACAACGAGATGATTGAGGGTGGTGTCATCTCGCTGAAGGACAAGTCGTCCAAGGTCGCGCTGGTGTACGGCCAGATGAACGAGCCGCCGGGCGCCCGTGCCCGTGTCGCGCTGACCGGCCTGACCGTGGCCGAGTACTTCCGCGACCAGGAGGGTCAGGATGTGCTGCTGTTCATCGACAACATTTTCCGCTTCACCCAGGCCGGTTCGGAGGTGTCCGCCCTGCTGGGTCGTATCCCGTCCGCCGTCGGTTACCAGCCGACCCTGGCCACGGACATGGGTAGCATGCAGGAGCGCATCACCACCACGAAGAAGGGCTCGATCACGTCGGTGCAGGCCATCTACGTGCCCGCTGACGATCTGACCGATCCGGCTCCGGCCACCACCTTCGCTCACTTGGACGCCACCACCGTGCTGTCGCGTGCCATCGCCGAGCTGGGCATCTACCCGGCGGTCGATCCGCTCGATTCGACCTCGCGTATCATGGACCCGAACATCATCGGCGCCGAGCACTACAACATCGCCCGTGGCGTGCAGAAGATCCTGCAGGACTACAAGTCGCTCCAGGACATCATAGCCATCCTGGGTATGGATGAGCTGTCCGAGGAGGACAAGCTGACGGTCGCCCGCGCCCGCAAGATCCAGCGCTTCCTGTCGCAGCCGTTCCAGGTCGCCGAGGTGTTCACCGGCCACGCCGGCAAGCTGGTGCCGCTGGAGGAAACCATCAAGGGCTTCACCAAGATCCTGAACGGTGAGCTCGACCATCTGCCGGAGGTGGCCTTCTACATGGTCGGCCCGATCGAGGAGGTCGTCGAGAAGGCGGAGCGTCTGGCCAAGGAGGCTGCCTAA
- the LOC133393843 gene encoding exosome complex component RRP41, which translates to MELLSDQGLRLDGRRANELRQIHCKMGVFSQPDGSAYVEQGNTKVLAAVYGPHQASSKRSNFDEAIVNCQYSMATFSTGERKKRPRGDRKSQEMTIHLKQALSASIKMELYPRSQIDVYIEVLQADGGNYCASVNAATLALIDAGICLKEYVCACTASLANGNVPLMDVSHLEETSGGPTLTVASLPSSGKIAFMEMSQRFHLDHLPKVLETALKGCREVQNVIDQTVREHVTYLGQAGGWGNVHK; encoded by the coding sequence ATGGAGCTACTCTCGGACCAGGGCCTTCGGTTGGATGGCCGGCGAGCGAACGAACTGCGCCAGATACACTGCAAAATGGGTGTCTTCAGCCAACCGGACGGTAGCGCTTACGTCGAGCAGGGCAACACCAAGGTACTGGCGGCCGTCTACGGACCCCATCAAGCATCCTCGAAGCGGAGCAACTTTGACGAGGCGATCGTCAACTGCCAGTACAGCATGGCCACGTTTTCGACGGGCGAACGGAAGAAGCGACCGCGCGGCGATCGCAAATCGCAGGAAATGACGATCCACCTGAAGCAGGCGCTCAGTGCCTCGATCAAGATGGAGCTTTACCCCCGGTCACAGATCGATGTGTACATCGAGGTGCTACAGGCGGACGGTGGTAACTACTGCGCGTCGGTCAATGCGGCCACCCTGGCCCTGATCGATGCGGGCATCTGTTTGAAGGAGTACGTGTGTGCCTGCACCGCGTCGCTTGCGAACGGGAACGTACCGCTGATGGATGTGTCCCATCTGGAGGAAACGAGCGGTGGGCCAACGCTTACGGTCGCCTCGCTACCGAGCAGCGGGAAGATTGCTTTCATGGAAATGTCGCAACGATTCCATCTGGACCATCTGCCGAAGGTGCTCGAGACGGCACTGAAAGGCTGCCGGGAGGTGCAGAACGTCATCGATCAGACAGTGCGCGAGCACGTCACTTACCTCGGACAGGCCGGTGGTTGGGGAAATGTTCACAAATAA
- the LOC1280588 gene encoding probable DNA-directed RNA polymerase I subunit RPA43 → MHRTTIAKYTKFSAEELQKSTADPLSCVAAVQLNEILSLRPRDCEHIVKGVKRCVTDKIGRYHAKLNGIVLGYAKIRVDNALSALRLDSPYLHVRTTIDYYVFQPRIGSTLRGTVNYVSKNFVSAVIYRVFNVTVKLGQQTARLHALKNGSDISFTVNSCDMKSELPVIEGELVLNGVIPVRIKTEPGEQNGDCDEVEEIAMETDTIVKQEPKTHKKKASKKSKEVPEAVSRAAAPPATNGVTAGMPVMDDSSSSESENDERSLLIKSLLGEMFGDEFTESTNSSKKDKKKKDKKEKKEKKKSPQKSTGGPVETVRIKQEVLSSDDDEPSAVVEQQPTASTQGKAKSKKNGTNGVHLNGSAATPASADAANGETTTTTSAKKRKIRFDLNDTVVHIKTEPTESSKKKKKNAE, encoded by the coding sequence ATGCACCGAACAACGATTGCAAAATATACCAAGTTTTCCGCCGAGGAGCTGCAGAAATCGACCGCCGATCCGCTGTCCTGCGTGGCCGCGGTGCAGCTGAACGAGATCCTGAGCTTGCGGCCGCGTGATTGCGAGCACATCGTCAAAGGTGTGAAGCGCTGCGTGACGGACAAGATCGGCCGGTACCACGCGAAGCTGAACGGGATCGTGCTCGGCTATGCGAAGATACGCGTCGACAATGCGCTGTCCGCGCTGCGGCTGGACAGCCCGTACCTGCACGTGCGTACCACGATCGATTACTACGTGTTTCAGCCCCGCATCGGTTCGACCTTGCGGGGTACGGTGAACTACGTCTCGAAGAATTTTGTCAGCGCCGTCATCTACCGGGTGTTCAACGTGACGGTCAAGCTGGGCCAACAAACCGCCAGGCTCCATGCGCTCAAGAACGGGTCGGACATTTCGTTCACCGTGAACTCGTGCGACATGAAAAGCGAACTACCCGTCATCGAGGGTGAGCTGGTGCTGAACGGAGTCATTCCGGTCCGCATCAAGACGGAACCGGGCGAACAGAATGGAGACTGCGACGAGGTAGAGGAAATCGCAATGGAGACAGACACCATCGTCAAGCAGGAaccgaaaacacacaaaaagaaagcgTCGAAAAAGAGCAAGGAGGTACCGGAAGCGGTATCgagggcagcagcaccaccggcaACGAACGGTGTTACTGCTGGCATGCCAGTCATGGACGATTCAAGCAGCAGCGAATCGGAAAACGATGAACGAAGTCTTCTCATCAAGTCGCTGCTCGGCGAAATGTTTGGCGACGAGTTTACGGAGAGCACAAATAGCAGcaaaaaggacaaaaagaagaaggataagaaagagaagaaggaaaagaaaaagtcaCCTCAGAAATCGACCGGTGGACCGGTGGAAACGGTGCGAATCAAGCAGGAAGTATTATcgtccgacgacgacgaacctTCCGCCGTggtggagcagcagcccaccgCCAGCACCCAAGGCAAGGCCAAGTCGAAGAAGAACGGCACGAATGGTGTCCACCTCAATGGTAGTGCGGCAACTCCGGCTTCAGCCGATGCGGCCAATGGtgaaacgacgacgacgacgtcggcGAAAAAGCGCAAAATCCGGTTCGATCTTAACGATACGGTAGTGCACATCAAAACGGAACCCACtgaaagtagcaaaaaaaagaagaaaaacgctGAATAA
- the LOC1280593 gene encoding trafficking protein particle complex subunit 5, whose translation MEKINLNLSTRPKASILDKPLSRGKGEVSLSSYALLFSELVQYSQSRVSTIPDLQTRLHDMGKDVGCRIIDLYFVRERNSKRETKLINMLLFIKTTLWKTLFGKEADKLEHATDDECTYYIIEKEPLVNKFISVPKDKGSLNCAVFVAGIVQAVLSNCGFTCQVSAHWHKGTTYMVKFEDHVISRDKQLEDK comes from the exons ATGGAAAAGATTAATCTTAATCTTTCTACCCGCCCAAAGGCGAGCATCCTGGATAAGCCGCTGAGCCGCGGAAAGGGTGAGGTGTCGCTGAGCAGCTACGCCCTCCTGTTCTCCGAGCTGGTCCAGTATTCACAGAGCCGTGTCAGCACCATTCCCGACCTACAGACGAG GCTGCACGATATGGGCAAGGATGTGGGATGCCGCATAATCGATCTTTACTTTGTGCGCGAACGCAACTCGAAGCGCGAGACGAAGCTGATCAACATGCTGCTGTTTATCAAAACTACACTGTGGAAG ACTCTCTTCGGCAAAGAGGCCGACAAGCTGGAGCATGCTACCGATGATGAATGCACCTACTACATTATCGAAAAGGAACCTTTGGTGAACAAGTTCATCAGCGTGCCGAAGGACAAGGGTTCGCTAAACTGTGCCGTCTTTGTGGCCGGCATCGTGCAGGCGGTACTATCAAACTGTGGTTTC ACATGCCAGGTTTCCGCCCACTGGCACAAAGGCACCACGTATATGGTAAAGTTTGAGGATCATGTTATCAGCAGAGACAAACAGCTGGAAGATAAATAA